ACTGCGAAGAGCTGCACCTGCAGATGTACGCGCTCCTCGACCGCGAGCTCACCCCCGACGAGTGCGCGCGGCTTGAGCGCCACCTCGAGACCTGCCCCGAGTGCCGCGCCCGCTTCGAGGCCGAGGCCGACCTGCGCAAACTCCTGCGCAAGTGCTGCTGCGGCCCAGCTCCCAAGACGCTGCGGGAGAAAATCACCTATTCCATCCGCGTGGAGCGGTTTACCATCACCGAGCGCTAGTCGCTTTTCGCTTATCGACGCCAAGGCTGGCCGGACGACACCCCGTTGAAGGTGCGTCCGGCCAGCCCTTTTTTACCTGCTAGGCGCCGGGGTAGAACCCGTCGCTTCCCAGCCGCGAGGCGTCGGAAAGCAGCATGGCAATCTCGGCGGCCTCCGTATCCTGCTCGGGCAGGCGGCGGTGCTCGGGCAGCTCGAACAACGGCGCGCGGCCGAGCATGCCCTTCTCCACGCGGGCGCGGCCCTCGTTGAGGCGGCGGGTCGCCTGCTCGCGCCAGGCCTCGCCCGCGACCTTGGCGAAAACGCCCGGGTGGGCGAGGACAACGACGGCGGAGACGTGGCCGAAGCCGAGCGAGGTGAGCACGCCCGCCTTGACCTGGCCGACCTCGAACGGCGACTTCAGCCACACCAGCGGGCCGGACTTGGCCTCGAGCTCGCGGTCGACGTTGTCGAGGCTGACGTTGCCGGGTAGGCGACCGTGGGCGAAGATGTCCACGAGCCCGCCCATCTGGAACAGAGCGGCGCCGCCCTTCGCGTGGCCGGTGAGCGACTTCTGCGAGACCACGAACAGCGGGTTGTCGGCGCTGCGGCCCAGGTGCGCCCACAGCCGCGCGTGCAGTAGCGACTCGTTGGGATCGTTGGCGTTGGTGGAGGTGTCGTGCTTGCTCACCACCTGCACGTCGTCGGGTCTAAGCCCGAGTGCGCGCAGCGAGCGGGCGAGCGGGGAGTTCTCGCCGCCGCGGGCCGCGCCGAGCGCGCCGAGCCCGGGCGCCGGGATCGAGGTGTGCACGCCGTCGCCGTAGGACTGGGCGTGGGCGACCACGGCGAGCACAGGCAGCCCCAGCTGTGCTGCGACGCTGCCGCGGGCGAGGATGACCGTGCCGCCGCCCTCGGCCTCGAGGAAGCCGCCGCGCCGGGTGTCGTTGGCCCGGGAGATGAAGCGGGCGTCGATGCCCTTGTCGAGCATCTCCTGGGTGTCCGCGGTGGCGTTCATGTCGCCGAAGCCCGTCAGCGACTCGACCTGGACGTCGTCGATGCCGCCGGCGACCACCACGTCCGACTTGCCCAGCTTGATCTTGTCCACGGCCTCCTCGACGGAGACCGCCGCGGTGGCGCACGCGGCGACCGGGTGGATCATCTGGCCGTACCCTCCGATGTAGGACTGCATGACGTGCGCGGCGACGACGTTCGGCAGCGCCTCCTGGAGGATGTCGCTCGGGCGATCCTCGCCGATGAAGCGGCTGACGAACACCTTGTGCAGCGACTCCATGCCGCCGATGCCGGTGCCCTGCGTGGAGGAGATCGCGCCGGGGTGCACGGCCTGGAGCAGCTCCGCGGGGCTAAAGCCCGCCGAGAGGAAGGCGTCGACGGCGGTGACCAGGTTCCACGCGGCGATCCGGTCGATGGAGGAGACCATGGAGGCGGGGATCCCCCAGCGGGTCGGGTCGAAGTTGTCGGGCATCTGGCCCGCCACGAAGCGGGTGAGCGTGGCCTTGCGCGGCACGCGCGCAGTCGCGCCCTTCGCCCTGGTCACGGCCCACTCGCCGTCCTCGGCCGGGGCGATGGCGGTGAACTGCGGGTCGGCCTCGAGGTACTCGCGGGCCGCCTGCTCGCTTGCGACGGTGAAGGTGATCTCCTTGTCGAGGAACACCTCCGAGGCGTCGATGGAGCCCTTGTCGTTGAGGAAGAACTTGTCCGACAGCTCGCGGATGCCGCAGTGGGCTACGACCTCGTCGCGGAAGCGGTCGTAGATGTCCTCCTCGGCGACCTGGTGGTCGTCGGCGTCGTACCAGCCGGGTACTGGGTCCTCCTTCCACTGGATGAGCTGCATCATCCACGCGAGCTCGAGCACGCCAGCCGCGCTTAAGTCGACCGAGCCGTCGCGGCGCAGGCCCATCTCGGCCTCGAAGCGGGTGCGGCCGGAGCCCCAAGAGCTGACCTCGCCGAGGCCGACGATGACGACCATGTCGTCGAGCGACTGCGTGACCTCGCCGGTGTCGATCGCGCCGGGCTGCTCGCGCAGGACCGGGGTGGGCAGCGCCGGGATGGACACCTGCGGCGCTTCCTCCGGCGCGGGCTCGGCGGGGGACTCGGGGGCCAGGTCCGCCAGGCTCAGCGGGGTGGTGGCCAGCCCGCCGGTGAAGTCGGCCTCCAGCGGGGAGACCGAGGCGCGCACGCGGGACTCGTGGCTGGCAAGCCCCACGAGCTTGGTGGCGATGGTGTCCGGGGTGTAGACGGTGATGCCCGCGGCCTGCGCCTTGGGCACGAGCAGGTCGTTGCCGCCCATCAAGTTGGTGCCGGCCACCCAGCCGATCTGGGCGTGGGCCAGGGTGATCTTCTCCGGCCAGCCGCTTTCCACGTGCCACTTGTTGATCAGCGCGTCGAAGCCCGCCTTGACCTCGCCGTAGGCGCCGTCGCCGCCGAAGGTGCCGCGGTTCGGGGAGCCGGGCAGCACGGCGTGGACCGTGGAAGTTAGGTTGAAGCGGGCCGCGGCGGCGATGAGCCGCTCGACGCTCCACAGTAGAAGGCGCGCCTGGTTTTCCTGCACCGGCCCGGCGTCGGTCATGAGCCCGTGGACCTTCGGCGCGGCGAACGGGAAGACGAGGGTCGGCTCGAGCGCGGGCTTGAGCACCACGGCCTTGCCGCCCTTGGACTCGACCTGCTCGGTTCCCACCCACTCTGCCAGCGCGTCGGTGTCGCGGTAGCTGGACAGGTTCGCGGGGATGAGCCACAGCTTCGCGTGCGGGGTGGCGTGCTCGGCGAAGAGAAGCCGCGCGAATTCCTTGCGCGCCTGGTCGATGCGCGAGGCGGTCATGATCACGGTCGCGCCCTGCGCCAGCAGCTTTTCGACGAGCGATGCCGCGATCGAGTGGGGCGAGGCGCCGGTCACGATGGCCACGTCCCGGGCCATGGGCTCGTCGGCCGCACCGCGCGCGGCGTCCGCGATGGCGCGTAGGCGGTCCGCGCGTACCGGGGTGCGCTCGGCCCACCACTCCGCCTGGCCGGCCAGCGTCTCGCCGAGGCCGGCGAAGCGCTCGGCGGGCAGGTCGGCCTGGCCGGTGGCCACGCGCGCGAGGAGCTCGCGGCCGGACGCCCACAGGTCGTCGAAGAGCACGGCCTTGCGGGGGTCGAAGACCGGGGCGACCAGCCCCAGCCAGTCGGGGCCGAGCTCGGCGTCCATCGCCTCGTAGACGGCCTGGTCATTGTCCTCCTGGGCGGGTGTGGCCTCGGAAATGCCCAGCTGGGCGAGGATGCCGCGGGCGGTGGTGGCCAGGATCCCCTCCGGGCCGGTGATGGTTTCGGCAAACGCGTCGAGGGCGGCGCTGTCGACGGTCACCCCGCCCGCACTCGCCGCCCCGGCTGGTGCCAGGGTCGCCCCGTGGGCTGCGGCTACGGCGCCAACGGCGGCGTCGATAAGCGACTTGACCTCGGCGACGGACGACGCCGACGCGGGCAGGCTGCCGAGCTCGCCGCCGCGCAGGGACTGCCCCTCGCGGGTGTCCAGGAGGAGCGCGAGTTCGACGTGCGGCAGCCAGCTCTCCGGGATGCCCCAGGTGGCGGCGTGCTCGCGGACGAAGGCGGGCTTGCGGCCGGAGGCGCCGAGCAGCTGGCGTAGGCGGGCGGAGATGGCCTCGCCGAGGACGGGGCCGAACGCCTGGTAGGTGGGCGCGGCGGCGGTGACCTTGGCGCGCAGCACCTTCATCTCGGCGTCGGCGGCACCGTCGATGGCGGCCACGCCCAGCTCGGCGGGCAGGTCCATGAGCAGCTGGTTTCGGCGCGAGGAGACGCCGCCGGTGAGCAGCTCGAGGGTGTCGGCGTCGCCGATCTGGTCGGTGCGCAGCTTGTTCTCGTAGGCGAACAGCGCGTAGGTGGCCGATGCCGCGTCGAAGGGCAGCTCGGGCAGGGGGCCGCTCGCCGCCGCTGCGGGGGCGGGAGCCGGTGCCGGGGCCTCGGCGGTAGGTGCCGGCTGAGGCTCGGGTGTCGGTTCCGGCGAAGGCGCGGCGGCCTCCTCGGCAGGCTCCGGTGCGGGCGCCTCGGGCGCGCTCACCGCGTCCTCGAGCTGGACCTTTTCCTGGTCGCGCTCGACGTTGAGCACCTCGAGCTCGCGGCCTAGGACCTTCAGGCTGCGCTGAGCCAGGTTGGTCAGCGTCGGGGAGGCGGCGAGCCCCACCTCGACGACGCGGTCGACGCTATCGAAGAGCAGCTCCTGGGTCTCGATCCAGCGCACCGGGGAGGCGAACTGCCAGCTGAGCAGCTCCACGAGCAGCAGGCGGGCGAGCGCCTCGGGCTCCAAGTCGCCTGCGCGCACGCCGTCGAGGCGGGTCGAGGGGACCACCTCGCGGATGGAGTCGATGAACTCGTCGGTGAGCGCGAAGGGGCGGGCGACCAGGTTGGGGACGTAGCGCCCCACGAGGGCGTCTAAGTCGATGTGCTCGGGCAGGAGCTCGTCCAGCTTGGCCGCGAAGGCCTCGACACCGGGGCGCAGGACCGCGGAGTGGAAGGGCACGTCGATGCCCGGGATCTGCACGAAGGCCTTCGGGTGCGAACAGGCGGTCTTGAGCGCCGCGAGCCCGGCGAGGGTGCCTGCCACAGCGTACTGCTGGCCCGCGATGTTGTGGTTGACGATCTCAAGGAACTCGCCGCTGTCGGCGGCCACGCGCTCCACGAAGCCCGCGACCTCGGCGGCCTCCAGCCCGATCAGGTTCGGGCGCAGTGCGGCCAGCCCGTAGTTGGATCGACCCGCCTCGTCGCGCGGGACCAGGTTGTGCATGGCCTGGCCGCGGGCGAAGACGATGTCGATGACGGCCTCGAGGTCGAAGAGGTTGCCCATGCAGGCCAGCGCGGTGTACTCGCCGAGCGAGTGCCCGGCGAACATCCGCCGCGCGCTGATCGCGTCGGCCTCGCCTAGGCGGGCGGTCTGCCCGTAGGCGACCACGGCGAGCGCGACCTGCGTGAACTGGGTGAGGTTGAGCACGCCCTTCGGGTGCGCGTAGCGGGTCTGGCCCACGACGAGCTCGGTGGGGTTCTCGTCGATGACCGACACGATGGAGAACCCGAGGTTCTTGCGGGTGTGCGCGTCGGCGCGCTCCCAGGCGGCGCGCGCCGCGGGGGAGGCCTGGCGGTCGCCCGCGCCCATGCCCACGGCCTGGATGCCTTGGCCGGGGAAGACGTAGGCGATGGCGGGCTCGGCGAGCAGGGCCTGGCCGCGGGAGACCACGGCCCCGTCGATCTTGCAGCTGACCTCGAGCGCGGCCTGAACGCCGACGCGGCCGACACGCTCGACCTGGATGTCGACCGTATCACCCAGGTTCACCATGCCGTACATGGAGTAGGTCCAGCCGACCACCTCGCCCGCGCGCCCGGCGAGCTGCTGGGCGGTGGCGGACAGCCACATGCCGTGGACCAGCGGGGCGGAAAGGCCCACGAGCTGGGCCGCGGCGGTGGAGGTGTGGATCGGGTTGTAGTCGCCGGTGACGGTGGCGAAGGCGGTCATGTCGCGCGGGGCGGTGACCGTGGCGGAGGCGACGAAGGAGCGCGGGGTGCCCGTCAGCCCCGCGGCGGGCAGGGCGCCGCCGTAGGACGGCGCGGGGACCGGGGCCTCCTTGCCGTGCGCGCGGCCGCGGATGGCGAAGCGCTCCACGAGTTCTGCCACGACGTCGTCGTCGCGGCGCAGCGCGAGCACAACCGTGACCACGCGCCCCGAGGCGGACTCGGCGATGGACTCGCAGCGTCCCTCCACGGCGATGGGCAGGCCGTCTGCCAGCGAGGCGAGCGGGGTGTAAAGGTGCAGGACGTGGTCGAGGTGCACCGCGTTGAGCAGGCCCTCGATGACGGGGAAGCCGTCGGCGAGTCGGCCGGTGCCGAGCGCGGTGTAGATGGCGGGCCAGCACAGGCCGACCAGCGCGTCCGGGGTCACCTCGTCGGGGTCGCCGCCCGCGACGCCCGCGTGGGTGCGCAGCAGGGATCCCGGCAGGACGATCTCGTCGCTGACGGTGCCGTCGTGGTCCACGCGCGCGAGGTCGGTGACCGCCTGGCCCGCGGCGTTGACGGAGCCCACGCCCGCCACGCCCGCGAGCAGCGCGAAAACGGACTCGGACAGGCGCGCCTCGTCGACGACGGGGGATCCGCCGGTGTAGGCGGCCGAGGTTAATTCCAGCGGGATGTCCACGTGCTCGACGTAGAACGGCCGCTCGCCCTCCGGCAGGTCGTCCCAGTAGCTGTCGGCGTGAACGCGCAGCGTGAAGTGGGTGGGGTCGTCCCCGATGAGCTCGCAGGCGGAGTCGTCGAGGTGGATGAGCGGGTTGTCGATCAGGTGCCCGTGCCAGAAGATGGTTGGCGCGGTGCGGATGAGCTCCTCGGCGGTGGCGGCGCGCCGGGAGAAGCGCGGCTTTACGTCGCCGCCTGTCGCCTCGATGCAGGCGCTCTCGAAGCGGCCGAGGATGGAGGCGACGGGCTCGTCGATCTCGGTGATGCCGCCCACGGAGATCGGCCCCGGGATGATGCGCACGGCGGAGGCGGGGTAGGAGGCGTCCTGGGCCTGCCACAGCGAGTCGAGCCCGAGCCAGCGCTTGAGGTCGCCGTCGATGATCGGCACCCACGGCATCGGCTTGTGGTGCTTGCGGTTGAGCGCGATGAACCAGGCTGCGTCCTGCGGGAGCACCCGGATAGAGTCGGCCTGCGGGTAGTTTTGCAGGAGCTTGTCGACGGCCCAAGGCGCGTCCTCCACATCCTCGATCGAGGCGAACAGGGTGGGGATCTCGCCGTGGTCGGCTTCCGCGAGGCGCGCCTCGACGCGGCGGAGGAGGTCGAAGAAGCGGTCCGACCAGGTGGGGTCGGTAAACGGGTAGGCAAGCTCCACGAAGCGGCGCACCCACTGCGCGTAGGTCATGTCCTCGACCTCGCCGAAGTAGGGCTTGGCCGTCTTGTTGATGGCCTCGATGATCTCGGCCTTGTGCGCCGCGTAGTCCTCGATGTCGAGGCTGGTGATGAGCCGGGAGGCGCGGGCGAAGTCGTTGTCGATCTCGTACATGTCGGCCAGGAGGTGCGACTGGCCGGAGGTCATCCCGCCGTCGCTCTTGAGCCGCCCGACCCAGCCCTGCTCGATGCCGGGGGTTTCCTTCAGCAGCTCCTTGACCTGCGGGGAGGTGGTGGCCTCCTTGGCGGCCATGGCGGCGGTGCCGACCAGCACGCCGTCGACCGGCAGGGGCTGGCGCCCGTGCTTTACGGCCCACGAGCCGGTGACGAACTCCGCGGCGCGGGCGGGCGTGCCGATGCCGCCGCCGACCACGACGACCACGTTGCCGCGGTCGCGGATCTCGGCGTAGGTGGCAAGCAGCAGCTCCTCGAGGTCGACCCAGGAGTGGTGGCCGCCCGCGTGCCCGTCCTCGGCCTGCATGATGATGTCGAAGCCCGGGTTGGCGTCGGCGATGGCGAGGACCTGGCGGATCTGGCCCACGGTGCCCGGCTTGAACGCGACGTAGGGGAAGCCCTCGGCGTGCAGGGTGGTAATGAGCTCGGTCGCCTCGTCGAGCTCGGGGATGCCGGCGGAGATGGTCACGCCGTTGATGCTGGCCCCGCCCGCGCGGGCCTTGGACACGATCTTCTGCTGCCCGAACTGCAGGTTCCACATGTAGCGGTCGAAGAACATGGAGTTGAACTGGGCGGCGCGGCCCGGCTTGAGGAGGTTTTGGAGGTTGGTCTGGTTGTGCTCGAAGACCTCCTCCGAGTACTGGCCGCCGCCGGCCAGCTCCGCCCAGTGCCCGGCGTTGGCGGCCGCGGCGACGATGCCCGCGTCGACGGTGGTCGGGGTCATCCCGGCGAGCAGGATGGGGGAATAGCCGGTGAGCTCGCTGAATCGGGTGGTCAGCACCGTCAGGCCGTCGGGAAGCGAAACCAGCTGAGGCATAAAGCGCGCGTAATCGCGCGGGGCGGGCAGCTGCGTGCCGAAGGTCGCGAGCCGGTCGCGGCGGGCGGGGGTGGAGGCGTCGACGACGACGGCGTCGGTGTGCGGCGCGGTGATGGCGCCGAGCGCCTTGTCGAGGCTCAAGAGGTAGTCGTGGCGGCCGACCGCCCACTCGAAGGGCTCGACCAGGATGGCGTCGGCGAGCCCGCGCGCGTCGACTGCAAGCCCGCAGCGCGTCGACCACTCCACGGCCAGGTCGGCGGCGTCGCGCAGGCCCTCGTGATGGAAGGCGGCGTCGATGCCCAGGTCCTCCATCACCAGCTCGATCGGCTCGCCGCCAACTTCGCGGGCCTCGATGCGCGCATTGTGCTTGTCGACGAGCTTCGTCACCGCCTGCCGGACCTCGCGCAGCTCCTGCCCGGTGCCGCTCACGACAGCGCGGGTGGGGGAGTTGATCACGCCGAGCGGGATGCCCGCCTCGCGCAACGCCGCCACCGGCACCCCGCGCACGGCCAGCATCCGACCGAAGTGCGCCTGGGAGGTGGCGGCGCCGAGCACGATGGTGAAGGCGAGGTGGTCGATGACGCGCGGCTCGTCCCACTCACCGGCGGCGAGGTCGGCGATGGCGCAGGTGATGACGGCCTGCGAGTGCGGGTAGAGGGTCACCCGATCGAATGCCAGCCCCTCGTCGGCGAGCGCGCGCAGCGCGGCGAGGTGCCCGACCGTGATCGCCGGGACGGAGACCGCCGGCTCCGCGTCGATGGGAGAGGCGTCCGCGCCGGAGAGGATCTCGTGCACGCGCTCGGCGGCGCCCGGGACGATCTGACCCAGCTCGCGGGCGATGGGGGCGAGGCGCTGGCGGGCAGCGGCAAGCGCCTTGTCGATGCGCGCCGCGGTGGCGGCGTCGTCGCGGTAGCCGCGCAGGTCCTCGAACCAGCCGGAGGCCTGGCCGCCCAGCAGGATGCCGAGCGAGGAGCCGTTGAGGACGTCGATGGGGAGACGAGGAAGCGACATGAAGCCTACTTTCGAACGGGAAAATAAAATACCTACGCAAGCGTAAGTTACGGGTGCGTAGGTTTCAAGGAGGCTATGTCGCAATTCACAATCGTGTGCTTATCCGGGCATGGGTCACTTCCTGAAGGGTGGCTGAAATTGCGGCTGTGATGAGGGGCGACGAGGGGCTTGGGAAAGGTTGGGCAAAATAAAAAAGCAGCCAGCACAATGCTGACTGCTTTCCTTATTGTTCTAACGACTTAAGCGTTAGGGCGCTTGCCGTGGTTCGCCTTCTTCTTGCGGCGGTCCTTGCGCTTACGGCCACGCTGGCTCATGGGGGCACTCCTCACTTATTGGGGCAAAATAACAGCTTCCCACTTTAGTGGAGCGTA
This is a stretch of genomic DNA from Corynebacterium vitaeruminis DSM 20294. It encodes these proteins:
- the rsrA gene encoding mycothiol system anti-sigma-R factor, which translates into the protein MSNDGAKKCGCNCEELHLQMYALLDRELTPDECARLERHLETCPECRARFEAEADLRKLLRKCCCGPAPKTLREKITYSIRVERFTITER
- a CDS encoding type I polyketide synthase produces the protein MSLPRLPIDVLNGSSLGILLGGQASGWFEDLRGYRDDAATAARIDKALAAARQRLAPIARELGQIVPGAAERVHEILSGADASPIDAEPAVSVPAITVGHLAALRALADEGLAFDRVTLYPHSQAVITCAIADLAAGEWDEPRVIDHLAFTIVLGAATSQAHFGRMLAVRGVPVAALREAGIPLGVINSPTRAVVSGTGQELREVRQAVTKLVDKHNARIEAREVGGEPIELVMEDLGIDAAFHHEGLRDAADLAVEWSTRCGLAVDARGLADAILVEPFEWAVGRHDYLLSLDKALGAITAPHTDAVVVDASTPARRDRLATFGTQLPAPRDYARFMPQLVSLPDGLTVLTTRFSELTGYSPILLAGMTPTTVDAGIVAAAANAGHWAELAGGGQYSEEVFEHNQTNLQNLLKPGRAAQFNSMFFDRYMWNLQFGQQKIVSKARAGGASINGVTISAGIPELDEATELITTLHAEGFPYVAFKPGTVGQIRQVLAIADANPGFDIIMQAEDGHAGGHHSWVDLEELLLATYAEIRDRGNVVVVVGGGIGTPARAAEFVTGSWAVKHGRQPLPVDGVLVGTAAMAAKEATTSPQVKELLKETPGIEQGWVGRLKSDGGMTSGQSHLLADMYEIDNDFARASRLITSLDIEDYAAHKAEIIEAINKTAKPYFGEVEDMTYAQWVRRFVELAYPFTDPTWSDRFFDLLRRVEARLAEADHGEIPTLFASIEDVEDAPWAVDKLLQNYPQADSIRVLPQDAAWFIALNRKHHKPMPWVPIIDGDLKRWLGLDSLWQAQDASYPASAVRIIPGPISVGGITEIDEPVASILGRFESACIEATGGDVKPRFSRRAATAEELIRTAPTIFWHGHLIDNPLIHLDDSACELIGDDPTHFTLRVHADSYWDDLPEGERPFYVEHVDIPLELTSAAYTGGSPVVDEARLSESVFALLAGVAGVGSVNAAGQAVTDLARVDHDGTVSDEIVLPGSLLRTHAGVAGGDPDEVTPDALVGLCWPAIYTALGTGRLADGFPVIEGLLNAVHLDHVLHLYTPLASLADGLPIAVEGRCESIAESASGRVVTVVLALRRDDDVVAELVERFAIRGRAHGKEAPVPAPSYGGALPAAGLTGTPRSFVASATVTAPRDMTAFATVTGDYNPIHTSTAAAQLVGLSAPLVHGMWLSATAQQLAGRAGEVVGWTYSMYGMVNLGDTVDIQVERVGRVGVQAALEVSCKIDGAVVSRGQALLAEPAIAYVFPGQGIQAVGMGAGDRQASPAARAAWERADAHTRKNLGFSIVSVIDENPTELVVGQTRYAHPKGVLNLTQFTQVALAVVAYGQTARLGEADAISARRMFAGHSLGEYTALACMGNLFDLEAVIDIVFARGQAMHNLVPRDEAGRSNYGLAALRPNLIGLEAAEVAGFVERVAADSGEFLEIVNHNIAGQQYAVAGTLAGLAALKTACSHPKAFVQIPGIDVPFHSAVLRPGVEAFAAKLDELLPEHIDLDALVGRYVPNLVARPFALTDEFIDSIREVVPSTRLDGVRAGDLEPEALARLLLVELLSWQFASPVRWIETQELLFDSVDRVVEVGLAASPTLTNLAQRSLKVLGRELEVLNVERDQEKVQLEDAVSAPEAPAPEPAEEAAAPSPEPTPEPQPAPTAEAPAPAPAPAAAASGPLPELPFDAASATYALFAYENKLRTDQIGDADTLELLTGGVSSRRNQLLMDLPAELGVAAIDGAADAEMKVLRAKVTAAAPTYQAFGPVLGEAISARLRQLLGASGRKPAFVREHAATWGIPESWLPHVELALLLDTREGQSLRGGELGSLPASASSVAEVKSLIDAAVGAVAAAHGATLAPAGAASAGGVTVDSAALDAFAETITGPEGILATTARGILAQLGISEATPAQEDNDQAVYEAMDAELGPDWLGLVAPVFDPRKAVLFDDLWASGRELLARVATGQADLPAERFAGLGETLAGQAEWWAERTPVRADRLRAIADAARGAADEPMARDVAIVTGASPHSIAASLVEKLLAQGATVIMTASRIDQARKEFARLLFAEHATPHAKLWLIPANLSSYRDTDALAEWVGTEQVESKGGKAVVLKPALEPTLVFPFAAPKVHGLMTDAGPVQENQARLLLWSVERLIAAAARFNLTSTVHAVLPGSPNRGTFGGDGAYGEVKAGFDALINKWHVESGWPEKITLAHAQIGWVAGTNLMGGNDLLVPKAQAAGITVYTPDTIATKLVGLASHESRVRASVSPLEADFTGGLATTPLSLADLAPESPAEPAPEEAPQVSIPALPTPVLREQPGAIDTGEVTQSLDDMVVIVGLGEVSSWGSGRTRFEAEMGLRRDGSVDLSAAGVLELAWMMQLIQWKEDPVPGWYDADDHQVAEEDIYDRFRDEVVAHCGIRELSDKFFLNDKGSIDASEVFLDKEITFTVASEQAAREYLEADPQFTAIAPAEDGEWAVTRAKGATARVPRKATLTRFVAGQMPDNFDPTRWGIPASMVSSIDRIAAWNLVTAVDAFLSAGFSPAELLQAVHPGAISSTQGTGIGGMESLHKVFVSRFIGEDRPSDILQEALPNVVAAHVMQSYIGGYGQMIHPVAACATAAVSVEEAVDKIKLGKSDVVVAGGIDDVQVESLTGFGDMNATADTQEMLDKGIDARFISRANDTRRGGFLEAEGGGTVILARGSVAAQLGLPVLAVVAHAQSYGDGVHTSIPAPGLGALGAARGGENSPLARSLRALGLRPDDVQVVSKHDTSTNANDPNESLLHARLWAHLGRSADNPLFVVSQKSLTGHAKGGAALFQMGGLVDIFAHGRLPGNVSLDNVDRELEAKSGPLVWLKSPFEVGQVKAGVLTSLGFGHVSAVVVLAHPGVFAKVAGEAWREQATRRLNEGRARVEKGMLGRAPLFELPEHRRLPEQDTEAAEIAMLLSDASRLGSDGFYPGA
- a CDS encoding 50S ribosomal protein bL37; the protein is MSQRGRKRKDRRKKKANHGKRPNA